The nucleotide sequence TGCTCAATCAGCccctcgttggccaggtcgtcgagatccttctgggtgatggtcgagcggatccaatacccttggatccaaccttgtggcgggcgggaccgcgacgaggatccaccccgactggtcgctctccccttcacctacgccgtcgccttcttcgcccgctccaaagccgccgtcttctccttcaccattgtcgccgacgaggctgGTACGGAGCAACGGCGCTGAACAGATGGCAAGGGCAGTGGATGAATCTGAAGACgggggaggggaaaatgagggagcATTGTTCAAAAACCTCCGCCCGGTTCCTTATATGGAGTCGCTTCCGAGTGGGTGACTGGTGGAcccgggcaatcctgtcaaatcccaaaACAGTCGCGCGAGGGATACATGGCGGAAAAGGTGGCGcagggatcgaggcgtctatgtcttatcccatccgagtaccgcggccttctccgcttcacgcgcttcccaaaattcggatcccactaaatccgctaaccgcaGGGAAACTTGTCAGACgaaagatctcctgcgatccgttGCTCGGAGATCTCCAAGTGTAGAAAGATCACTCGACCTACAtccagaatggatcaaggcgattgaAAAAGAAGTTGATACTGTCACCTATAGTcatttgatccagaacaagacgTACTCATAGCATAGAAAGAGGAGTCGAAAGAattcccaactccttcctcactcaaacctcgatccattcgggggctaatgatgaagtcatgtacctagggtagggtcatgaacctgtccaaggtaccctccccgaggacatctttaGATGAAGTCAtcttccagtcgacctagagggactccactcgactgactggaagacactcgacgaacttgaagacactcgaccatgaagactcactcgaccaccaggagttcaagatctactctatatccaaacggtctgtaattaagtagtctttatggtcatgatgacactttatgtaaggcgttaccagtaacgccaggccttaatgtactttaaccctccgctacgtgggctggctggggtcttggcatcctctatataagccacccccctccactggcagaagggttcgcacccctgtaactcttacgcatataatccagtcgaccgcctccgggctccgagacgtagggctgttacttcctctgagaagggcctgaactcgtaaatctcttgcgtacacaactactccatagctaggatcttgcctctccatacctaccccctattctactgtcagacttagtaccacgacaggagccacgtggtgggccgcaggcaggcagggctggatacccccatatccaggatgcCGACACTTGACAGCATGtcagtcatcaccgcgggccatatgaatgtggagaagaaagtcttcaatccatactgcgggatctgttgtgccatcgtatgattcaatgttcatgggtttaaacccttctgggaactgatgctccattgcctcatcggtgaagcatagggggtgtgcggctcctctgtatcgggcgacgtcacgatgcagctcagatggagtccgtatgcggttttcggcccgggtgaggttgtgttTATTGCGCCAGGCTGATGGTCGTCTTCTTGCGCTggtgcacgcccccttgatccatcaattgatctggtatgaccggctctattgtccaggtcctatcACAGGTCGTGCGTGTATCCTGCAGCTGTTGTttctctgcctttacggcgaggtggcgcgggttggtgttcggcttgggttACCTCTCTGTCccagccacgaggtggtcggtcaggccCATCAGCCGCATTACGCGTTGTCGGTATAAGCTCTGGGACCTCATCATCGAATTGGGAGAgcacctgcgctttgggtaactcttagttgggtgctcgaggccatattcctcggctgccaggatgttagtccatctgtcattgagtaaatcctgatcggcttgaagttgctgccgcttctttttcaggcttcttgttgTGGCTATTAgacggcgcttaaagcgctcttgttcaaggGGGTCCTCTAgtatgatgaagtcttcgtcgccaaggcttcatcctcttcggaggtcggtaagtagttactatcctccgagcctcGTTCCCGATAGGATCATCGGGGTTGACTTGCCCTCTTCCCAATCATCCTgatcggatgttggctcgacaggggcgtcttggtcttcggcgttatcCGGTGTGTttatgtctccggtgccggtattgttaTCTTTTTCCCAATGCGATTTTGATCGGCGCCGTTGACGTTCATCCTCTAGATTCCTCTAGATTTCTCCCATTGTCTGAGCACGTTCATCCTCTAGATTCCTCCCATTGTCGCCGTCATCCTCTTTCGGTATGTCCACCacgtatacgtcatacgaggaagtggccgtccagcgtccggtgaacggcgggttctggctCTTCCCATCTTCCACCCCGCGGCCGCCGTCCGCTCCGACCCGGACCTCGCAGCCGCCGCGCGTGGGGGCGACTTCCTGCTCACCCGCCTCGAGGACGACCCGGCGTGGCGCTTCCGGGACTGCCGCaacggccgcctcctcctccgcagaGGCCACTCCCTTTCCCTCTACGACCCCGTCTCCCACCGGCAAGTCCGCGTGCCCCGTCCACCGAAGGACGAGCCCTTCCCTGCAGCTGGAGCAGCGGAGTACTTATGGGACTGCTTGCTGAACGGCCATGGAGAATTCCGCGTGGTCACCGTGCAGCGAGACGGCCAAAGGTTGCGCGCCATGGAGTACGCCTCCCGCACAGCCGAGTGGCGCATCCACCCGTGGGCGGACGGCATCCACATGCCTGCGCATGCGCAGAGCATGCGACCGATGCTCGCTGCCGCGGCCGGGCTCATCTTTTCGAGATATGACCGGAACTCCTCGCTCCTGCTCGATACAAGCACCATGGCATTCTCCTTCTCCATCGTCCCTCTCCCAGTTACAATAGCGACGCACACGATGATGCCGCCGGGAGCATACGCCATCGGAGACACCGAGGCCGGTGTGTGTTGCCTTTTGCTTATGGTCGGCAGGACTACGCTGCAAGTCTGGCTACTCAAGAagaaggacggcggcggcgggcatgCGTGGGAGTTGGAGAAGCAAAGCCATATAGGCTGGCTGGACAGCTTCAACCGGCGGTTTGGTGTCCAAATGGTGGCTGCTGGGCTCGCAATTGTTTACTGCATGAGTTGCAAGTATTCTCACTTTGTCATTGATCTCAAGGACCTGAGCCTCAAGGATAAGTTCCGTTGTCATCGAACCATGGCGTACCCTTTCCAAATGCCATGGCCACCTGCTGCGTTGGTGCCTACTTCTCCGTGCGAACGGCCCACCACACCCCAAACATATGCATGCCGAGGTAtgactgaacttgcagtttctttgCCTGTCCCCTGTTGTTGCCGAGAACTTGCTCATGTCCATAGCTCCCATCAGGAGTGTTGGCCCTGGGGTCATATATATCCCAGTCACTCACTATAACATAAGTGTGATATTTGATGAAACTGAATTTTAACTAGTAGTACTAACTTCAGTGCTTCTCTATCCTACTGAACTGAATATACCACCTTTTGGCATTGGGACTGTCGTGATAGACTGAATCTTTTGATACTGATTGGGTCGCCAGCAAAACTGTGTGTTTACCATTTTATCTTGCTATTTACAGATGCTGAAAATCAACACGAAGCACCTTCTTCTAGTAGGAAGCGCAAGAGCAATGATGAAATGGAGCCATGTATTTCCCCAGCTTCTTTGAAGAATGAATTCATCAGATAAGAAATTGTGCTATGAGATTGGACCGCCGACTTGAATATAAAGAAGGCGATCAACAATTGCACCTTTAAACCCCTTGTGAGCAAAATATTCCCCGTTTATCCTTCATATGTGCAAGTTGAAAATACGATAAACTTTGTACTTAGGAAGAGATTTCTATTGACAAGCATATATCCAGAGTCAAAATATCAAATAATGATTTTTTTACTGAAAATATGTATGTGCATGGTAGAAAAGATTATAAGAAACACAACCTATATATCAACTTCTAGACAATCATTCATACGTAGTTCCTAAATAAATATGCACAGAAAGTAAGTTAGGCCAATTTGATAGtgctccctctgttcacttttataagacacTCTAGACATTTCAGACAGCTTGTAAAACAGCTCAATttcagttgtctgaaacgacttataaaagtgaacagaggagtAGCATTTTACTTGTATATGCACTGAATGAATTCCTCATGGAACCTGCATCGCAACATCAGCCATCTTTGTCTTCTACCGCACTCATGATGTTTTGTTACTATGTTGTTAACAGCACTACTGGGTGTTGAGATACAACTGATTGAGTTGGGAGGGAGCTCCAAATCTGCCTAGCCCTCGTTTTGATGACCACAACAAAGACCAGCTGTTATTTCTTGATCTCCCGTTTCTGTTTGGTTTTTATATTTCTGAATTATTGTAATGCATTAGTCTGTAAGATGGCTTGTAGTTCTAAAGATTATATTGGGGTGTTATCAGATTCGTAAGAACGTTATAAACTGTTATTGTGGGTCATGTAGTTGTAAGTTATATCAGGAATTCAATGTTCTCGTAACCTCCTCGGCCTAGACCAGTGATGGTCTTGGACCTGAATTCAATGTAGTTgttgtttcttgatctcttctttctGCCTGGTGTTTGTATTTTTTGACTTCTTGTGATGCAATGGCCTATAAGGTGTCTTGGTTCTAAAGAACATTGGAGTGTTTTCAGAATCGTAAAAACATTATAAACTGTTATTTTGAGTCATATAGGTGTAAGTTATATAGCAGGAATTAAATGTTGTCCTAGCCTCCTTGGCATTGACCAGTGATGGTCTTGGATCTGAAATCACACTACTATTTTCTGAAAAAGAACCACACTTTCGAATATATTCCTTCAGTTGTTGATTGTGATTTTGCATCTTGCAGTTTCAGTCGGTGTAAAAAGGTTGGCAACGACATATGTCCTTGAGAATAGTATACCACGACGATTAAAGATACATGAATCTGTATTTGACATTGTAAATTGCTATATTCTGCCAGTATATTTTTGGTTTTTGAGATCCATTAatctatttatttgaaaaatatatcAAACAGTACATTTCTAGGGTTTTTTTTCTAAAATTCTAACAATACATGTAAGATGAAATGACTCCCTAGTGACTGTCTGTTGCCATCACATGCATCTTGTCTTGCCAAATTCAAGGAAAACTTTAAACTCTTGGTTCATAGATCAAAATAAGCCCTTGTGAATCCTCTCACCAATTTTGCTGGGAGGCTCCCCCCTCTCTCGGTCTAACTTTGAAAGTTTTTTTTTGTCACTGGCAAATATATGTCAGTGGGAACCGCTCCCATTGTCTTTAACGTAAAAAAATATGTTGTAATATGTGGCGGACATTTAATAAGCATACACCATACATTTTTCAAAATATAATGATTTTTTAATATACATTGAATTTTTGTTAACACATaaggaatatttaaaaaaattagttTTATTTTAGTAGGGCTTTAAATATTTTGCTCGGTATACAAAATTGAAAAAACTGTTTTTCAGAGAAAAACAGACTATAACCGAAGAGAAAGAACAAAAAAACGCTTAAGTGAGCTTGCCAAACTGGGCTGGCCCTCCATGCTCAAGCGTAGCCTCGACTGCCTGCAAGCATGAGGTCTCGTCAACCAACGATGTAGGAGAACGCAGCGTCTatatctcgcattaagcgagacgAGAGGGAACTCTCACTGAATCCTCCTACGTCGTATTGGGCTGGTCCACTCGCGCGCGTGTAGCGATTAAAAATAGGAGAGGAAATAGGAGAAGCAGGTATCGATCCTTGATCTCCAGGTGGATCGCAGGTGCTGCTAGGTCCCTCTCGTGATAAGTCATGGGGGCGCATCCTACTTGAGGCTATTCAGCcaagtttattttcttttatttttcttcttctccaattTTTTATTCTTTGTtgcattttatttctttttttccattttcatgtttcttttttttatttcacttcttttttcggttttctttgttcttttggttattattttacattttttgtacatgccaacAACATTTTTAAAATAAACGTCTAATGTTTTGCcaataaaattttaaaaaatacatggtcttttctatacacatttttaacatttttcaaatacaagattaacattttctgaatacatgataaacatttttttctataaatttttaacattttttaaaatgcttgattaaattttctaaaatacatggtcaacattttttctttaCACATTGAACATTcttcaaatgtttgattaacattttacaaacacttgttcaacattttttgaattcttgattaacattttcatatacatgatcaaattttttcatcatttgatacatggtcaacattatttctatacacatttaaattttttcaaatgcttggttaaaaTAATTtcaatactttttcaacattttttcaaattctaaattaacatttttatatacatgatcaaaaatttcatcattttttaatacatgatcaaaaaaatttatatacacatttaacatttcccaaatgcttgattaaatttttttaaatacttattcacatttttttaaatgcttgagtaacatttttatatacatgataacaaatttatcattttttaatacatgattaacaatttttctatacacattcatATTTTGAAATGTGTTttttgcaatatatatatatatatatatatatatatatatatatatatagagagagagagagagagagagagtatattTAGAGTATAAAGAAATTACAAAAATAAAGCAATACgagaacagaaaaaagaaaaagaaaaagaggtcGTGACCTGCCGCGCGCGTGGGCCGGCCTATCTCGGGCCCCCTCAACGAGTCTTGCTGAAGGCCAGATACAGGGCGCCCGTAGGAGACCCAGCGCTAAAAAATGAACTGTTATAGCAGTGGGCACCACGGGGTGCTGTAGGTGAGTGCTTGTTTGGGCTCATGCTAAGCGATATATAGCAGTAGCACCCGTAAAAAAGGCGATTTATAACACTGGCGCGTCCAATGTGATATAAGAGACAGGAATCTGGTGCCTAGCGTCTTAAGAATTTGATTATTCAATATGCGATATAAGTGGATTCACAATAATTCAAAAAAAGAGTCAAGGCTACTCCTGACCAAGGTGCAATGGGTCGGGCCACTCTGGCCAGCTCACTTGGGCTTTTGTTTTTGCTCTATGGTTGTTTCTCTGAAAAAACCTATTGAATAATATGAAAAGTAGTAAAAACATATTCAATGTCaattaaaaaagttcatcatatatcaAGATTTTACCTTCTATTGAATACTTATCAATTATATTAAAAAAAGCTTACCATGtactcctccgtcccataatataagaacatttttgacactacactcgTATGAAGAAcactcttacattatgggacagagggagtattaaaaatgttcatcatatattggAATATGTTAATgtatatttaaaaatgttcaacatgcacTATTTTTTCCAACATGTATTAAAGCACATTCACTGTATATTAGGAAAATGTTTATTGTACATGAAACttacaaaaaaagggaaaactacAAGAAAAAGCAGAAACCCACAGAAAATTGGAAATAAAAGAAACAACAGCTAAAggaagaaaaggaataaaaaatggTCCATCGCGGCGTTGGACGACGAAATAAGCGGGAATTCGTGGTGGGCGGCGAACAAAGCAGAGAGCAGAAAAAATGTGGGCTTTCGCGTGGAGACATTGGTGTAATTGTTCAAATGAGCCCGTTCCGCATCCGTTTGGTTGGGTCCGGGTGACCGACGCTTACATGGCAGATATCCGGACGGCCGCAGACCTCCCCTGGCTTTGCTTCCAGTTTGCGGCATTTCATAAATCCAGACCGAGCTGCAAACGCTTGATACACAACGTTCGATGACATAGAGTGTTCGGACTGCGTGGTCCGGACAATTAGGGTTGATTTGGTGCATGATATTGGAGTTGCCCTGAGGCAAAGACAATAAGCTGATGTAAGGGGACTACAAGGACTAAAATATTATATTCTATTGAGTTGGATGAGAGAGAATAGGAAAGAGAAGGGAAGCACGTTGTGGATTAAGAGTCAGCTACAACAAGGCTCCAATAAATATCATGAGTTGAGATGGGTCATGCATTAACAAAGTAGTACATCTAAAaggtcttagggcatctccaaaggaGACCCTCAAAGCTCTGGCATATGTCCGGATGGTATTGGCCGGACCATTTGTGCCAACTTTTGTCATCCAATGGGGGGCCCGTCGGTCCGCGAAATGATCCGGACGTCTGTTTTTCGGTAAATCCGAGACAAACATGGGGGAGCTTTGCGGGGTCCAGACATGCATTTGACCAATACAAAGCCTCTGCATGgtcctccttttttttctctcttcaCATGCATGGCCCCATCTCCTCTGTCTCCTCCCAACCGGACAGCACGCCGCAATATCCCACCACATGTATGGTCCCCACCTACTTCCTCTCCTCCGAACCGTATTATTTTATGAATCGCATTGGATGGACCCCTCTATGCGGACCATATTCGGGCATAAAATGGATATTTATCGTGTCTATTTGTGGGTCAGCGTTGAAGATGCCATTATACCTTACTGAGGGATTATTGCACATGTTGAAGTTGGCTATTGTCGTGAAGTTTGGACAATGAGATAGGGGTAGGAGAGATGCTGGATCTAGCTAGGTGCAATGTGACACAACAAGTTTTACAAGTTCGGGTTACTCTCTGAagaggtaacaaccctacgtcttgaGCTCTGGGCTtttctttctctatgtctgatggGGATTACAATGAAATGCAAACCCCTGtctacgagcttgtgagtggcccaTATAGAGTGCGTCGAACCCTTAGCCTCTACCGTTACAGGGGATTAAAGTGTTACATTGATTAAACCCACTACAAAGTTGTAACTAGTGGAGTTAATACAAATAACGTATGTTCCACTATCATCTTGATGCCTCAGATATCTTTGTTGGATGTCCATCTGAGTAGTTTACATACCCGATTAGCTTCATCTATATGAGTACCTGAAATTCAGTTCATCTGAATAACAAGAATCCTGATGTTGTCGGAGTGACCTCTTAGAAGATTGAGATTGATCTAAGTATATCTCATGTATGGACCCTATGGTTCATTATACATTGGACCTTTTCATGAGCCTATTCTTAATAGGTAACCTCCTCAGCTATATATGACATGACAACAAAATATAACTATCACTTGACGGAGAAATGACCCACCGCACACGGCGGCAGATGTACCAAAACTATCAACAGACCCGTTGATGCCAAAATCGATGTTGGGTAGGAAATAACTTCATGTATAGCAAACGTGCATCAATTTTCCTTTCAGCGTATAGCACCAATGTCTGGAGTATTAGTAGGTGGACCATATCCTGCACCTGGTAGCCCATATGCGGCAGGACCGAGCGTACACGAagacttagggcatgtacaatgaaaGCATCTCCTTCATGCTGCCTCAGCTATTTATCAAAACAAAAAATAATGAGGCCACCGTCTTTTAAATTTACTAGCCAACCGTGGCTGCACCTTGTGGACCATCATGCAATACTTCTCTTCCCACATGCATGCCCGTCGTTCTCGTTCCTCTCCCTTGCTCTCTCCTGCATGCATCACCCTTCAGTCCATTTTTCCGCTTTCTCTGCCTTTTCACGCTTGAAGAGGCGGACTCTTCTGCAAGCTACACCTCCACCTGCAGGGCTATCGCTTTTAGTCCGAGCCTAGCTCCGAACCTGCGTGGACCTGTGGGGCAGCAGGTCGAGGCTACCCGTTGGCCATGCCCTTATGCGTCGGAAGTGGCGAATGCGGTCCACACTCATGATTACATGTCCAATTTAACATGCAACAACGTTGAATCTAGGACAACACACATGTTAGCCTTTAAATTTATGCATTGCTTATCTTATCTATCTCATTAGCCACATTTTCTTTATATTGCAAAGACTTTGCAAGAGGCATAAATAAAGTCCTTTATTTCAACAGTTGTGTATGGACTGGATTTCTTTTCATTTTCTGCTGTCTGTAGAAACTTTGAAATTTCACAATGGCAATAGATAAATGATATTTTTGCAATTAATATGCACAGTTAATATAGCAAAAGAATGAAGAAGGTCAGTTCCAGTGTTAATTCTTCTGGGCGTTGCACGTGGCTTTGGATCGATTTGGGTTGGCTCCCAAAGTCTTTGGTCAATGTGAAAAGGACCTGATGGGGACATGCGCGACCAATGCAACACACTATGGTTTCACCTATAATCCATATACTTAATTACGATAAATAATTATAATCTACATACTTCAAACTCATTATCTTTCCGTGCCTTGGCCCACCAGCCAGCCTGGTAAAAGTCCGCATCAGATGGGTGAAAAGGACTGCAGCCAGCGAAACAATGCCCCACACTGAGCTGTGCCGCAgttaagggctcctttgattcaaaagaattttataggatttctagaggattgaaatccttatgatttttcctatgttggtcctttgattcataggattggattCCATAGGAGTAATATTTCTTatggaatcttttgtactacatttcatggTAGAAGAGCTAGTGCCCCCGCCCACATAGGCGTAGTGCAACACCGTCATGGTAGAAGAGTACTCGGTGTCGCCTATGTCGGTGATCCGGCAGGCACACGAGGACCGACGCTACACCATTCGGCTCCTCAACAAGCACCGACTCACGGAGAAGAAAATCGTCGGTGAGTAGGCGAACATCGATGTCGTCCCGACCATGGTTGCGAAGGATCTGGGCTTCTTGGATGAGCGGCGGGCGATTTACCATTCCATGTGCAGCACCCGCGGCATCCGATGTGAGCAATGGAGGTTGTGTGTCCAACAGGCGGAGAGAGACGCTCCCATAGATTGATAATGCATGCCTTAATCGACATCAGATGGATTGTTGTTGGGCCACGGATTGCTTGATGCTCCGTGATTGGTCAATGACCATCTCCCGCAGATCGGTCCCTTCTTCCATCGATCTCAGTCGTCCACCCATATTCCACCGGCCGGTTTGAGCTTGTGcaaaaaaaaaaacttgttgcttgcTGATTGATCAATCACCATCTTCCACGATTGATCCCCCTCTAGAGCCGATCTCAACTGTCTGCCTACATCCGACGGCACGCAGACCGCATCCCAGGTTTTTTCCAAAGAATTATAAAATTACATCTATAAAAGCATGTTTAAAGTAAATTTATGGATTCAAAAAAAATTTACTTAGCCACGGACATCACATTAAATCATAGGATTTTAAGGCTATACTATGTTATATTTTCCTTTGCAATTGAGATCAACATAAAATCATAGGACTTTGAAGTCAACATAAAATATCTAAAGGCTAGTGTGCTCGACGTTCTAGCTTCAGGCAGCGCAGACCGCTTTCCTCTGCCACTGGAGCCCTGGCTTTGGCTGGCTGGGGAGTTTGGGGCGGTCTGGACCCGCGGGCCAGCGGCGAGGGGCTGTTTGTCCTGGGTCAAAAGGGCGGCGGCTCTAGCGTTCTTCacgtgcttgtagtcgtcgctaggtggtctacggatctggatgtaattttttattatttatgaCGTTTGTTGTACCGGCATGATTGGTTGAGGATGAATAGAATGGATGGATGATTttctcaaaaa is from Triticum aestivum cultivar Chinese Spring chromosome 1B, IWGSC CS RefSeq v2.1, whole genome shotgun sequence and encodes:
- the LOC123086191 gene encoding uncharacterized protein yields the protein MEYASRTAEWRIHPWADGIHMPAHAQSMRPMLAAAAGLIFSRYDRNSSLLLDTSTMAFSFSIVPLPVTIATHTMMPPGAYAIGDTEAGVCCLLLMVGRTTLQVWLLKKKDGGGGHAWELEKQSHIGWLDSFNRRFGVQMVAAGLAIVYCMSCKYSHFVIDLKDLSLKDKFRCHRTMAYPFQMPWPPAALVPTSPCERPTTPQTYACRDAENQHEAPSSSRKRKSNDEMEPCISPASLKNEFIR